A segment of the Candidatus Neomarinimicrobiota bacterium genome:
TCTCCTCTTATTACATGGGTTATTTTCATATGGTGGTCATCCACAACATTTGCAAGATGATATGTGGGAAAGCCATCAGATTTTACAAGAATCTGATCATCTAGAACACTCGCGACGAATGATACTTTCCCTCGTATTAAATCATCAATAACTATGTTTCCATGAAGTGGGCTTTTCATTCTTATAACGTGGGATTCGCCGGCTTCTACTCTTTTCTTAGCTTCAGCTTCCGGGATAGATCTGCAATAGTTATCATAACGAGGCGGCTCGTTGCGAGCAACCTGTGCTTTTCTTAATGTTTCAAGACGTTCTGGGGTGCAGAAGCAATAGTAAGCATTCTTATTTTCTAAAAGTATATTTGCGTATTTTTGATATAAAGGAATCCTTTCAGATTGTATATATGGACCATATTTGCCATTGAATCCAGGTCCCTCATCAGGTATGATACCTGCCCATTTCAGAGTCTCTATCAAGTTTTCAATAGCTCCTTTTACCTTTCTTTTTTGATCTGTATCTTCAATTCTAAGTATAAACTTGCCATTATTCTTTTTTGCAAAAAGGTAATTGTACAAAGCCGTTCTTAATCCACCAACATGAAGATAACCAGTAGGACTTGGTGCAAATCGTGTTCTGGTCATTTTTTAGTTTGCCCTTGCCTTTGAATTTTTAATAAGCCAGAAAATTATATAACCTGCAATAATAGTAAAAACTATTGATGTAATCAATATATTATATCTTGAAAGGATAGACTTTATCTCTTCTATATTTTTCCCGATAACTATTCCCAATGACATAAGGAAGCTTGACCACAATATCACGCTCAGCGTATTCAATAAAAGTGATTTTTTGAAATCAATTTTTAAAAAACCAGCTGTAAGTGTTATGAAAAATCTAGTGCCAGGGAGAAAACGATTAACAAAGATTAGCCAGTAGCCATATTTTTTGAAGTGATTCTCTGTTTTTATTATCTTTTCATGGGAAAAGAATCTGAAATTTCTCCTTTCAAAGTATTCTCTTCCCCATTTGCAGGCAAAGTAGTATACCATGATAAAACCAAAGATATTTGCCGCAATGACCAGAAAAAGCGTTAGAATGGGGTTTAAAGTCCCTACTCCAGCTAAATATGCCGAAATTACAAGGAAAGTATCTCCTGGTACAAATGGTGTAACATATTCCATAAAAAGCAGAATAAATAGAATTGCATAGATGATTATTATAGGTAGTGATTCTAATGATAATAATAAGTTATCCATTTTTTTTGAGCAATAACGAGGTGGAAAAAGCTGCTATGCCTTCCTTTCTGCCGATGAAACCGAGCCCTTCTGTCGTGGTTGCCTTTATTGAAATCCTTTCCCGGTCAATTTCAAGTATTTTGGAGATATTCATGCGCATTTTTTCTATATATTGATTTATCTTTGGCTTTTGTGCTATAATTGTCAAGTCTATATTAATTATTTCAAATTCCTTTTTCCGAACGAGTTCATTCACTTTTTTAAGTAATATCATGCTGGATATGTTTTTAAATTCGTTTGAGGTGTCAGGGAAATGTTTACCAATGTCTCCAAGTGAAGCAGCTCCAAGTAATGAATCTATTATGGCATGGGTTGCAACATCGGCATCAGAATGTCCTCCAAGTCCCAGTTCAAAGTTTATTTCTTCACCGCAAAGGATTAATTTTCTGTCCCTCTGAAAGGGGTGAACATCTATACCGTTACCTATTCTGAAATTCATGGAATATTCCTTTTTTAATTATTATCTCTGCTATCTCAAGGTCTATAGGTGTTGTTATTTTTATATTGATCTCCTCACCAGGGATGACTTTTACCTTTCCACCAATTTTCTCAACAAGATAAGCATCATCTGTACCGATTATATTGTTCCTAATTGCATAGTTGTAGGCTTTTAATAGTATTTCTTTTTTGAAAATTTGTGGCGTCTGTACACTGACAAGTTTCGATCTGTCCCTTGTTTTTATCACCAAGTTTTTATTTATTTCTTTTATCGTTTCTTTTGGGCTAAGTCCGGGAAAGACTCCGTCGCAGTTTTTTAACTCATTAATTAGTTTTTTCAGTAAGCTCTGACTCACAAATGGTCTAACTCCATCATGTACAAGAATTGAATCTGCATCATTACTGACGTTTTTCAGGGCATTATATACCGAGAATTGTCTTTCAGGACCACCTTGGATGATTTTAACCGGGACATCCACCTTATTTTGTATATCCTTGGGCAATTTATTAGTATCGTATCCTTCAGGTATGACAAGTATTAATTCTATAAGGTTTATACATTTTGAAACGTTTTCTATAGTGTATGAAACAATCGATCTTCCTGCTATTGTTATAAATTGTTTTGGTAGGAGCTTACCCATTCTTTTTCCACTTCCAGCTGCTACAATGATTCCTGAAATTTTCATTGGTAGTACTATAATATTAGCATTGCATCGCCGAAGCTAAAAAATCGATATTTTTTTTCAATAGCTTCACGGTAAGCTTTCATGATAAGTTCATGGTCTGCAAATGCAGATACCATCATTAGAACTGTTGATTTGGGCTGATGGAAGTTTGTTATCAATGCATCGATGATTTTAAACTGATATGGTGGATAAATGAATTTATCTGTCCAACCTCTTTTTGGGCTTATCTGGAAACCTGAAACGCTTACAGTTTCAAGACATCTCACCACACTTGTTCCTACCGCAATAATCCTTTTGCCTCTTTCTTTTGCTTCGTTAATTGCAAGTGCTGTTTCGGGAGAGACTTCGAAATATTCGGAGTCCATTCGGTGTCTCGATAGATCCTCAACAGTTACAGGTCTGAATGTTCCGAGACCAATATGAAGTAAAATTGGAGCAATCTTAACCCCTTTCTGTTTTATT
Coding sequences within it:
- a CDS encoding DedA family protein: MDNLLLSLESLPIIIIYAILFILLFMEYVTPFVPGDTFLVISAYLAGVGTLNPILTLFLVIAANIFGFIMVYYFACKWGREYFERRNFRFFSHEKIIKTENHFKKYGYWLIFVNRFLPGTRFFITLTAGFLKIDFKKSLLLNTLSVILWSSFLMSLGIVIGKNIEEIKSILSRYNILITSIVFTIIAGYIIFWLIKNSKARAN
- a CDS encoding 2-C-methyl-D-erythritol 2,4-cyclodiphosphate synthase, with amino-acid sequence MNFRIGNGIDVHPFQRDRKLILCGEEINFELGLGGHSDADVATHAIIDSLLGAASLGDIGKHFPDTSNEFKNISSMILLKKVNELVRKKEFEIINIDLTIIAQKPKINQYIEKMRMNISKILEIDRERISIKATTTEGLGFIGRKEGIAAFSTSLLLKKNG
- the ispD gene encoding 2-C-methyl-D-erythritol 4-phosphate cytidylyltransferase; amino-acid sequence: MKISGIIVAAGSGKRMGKLLPKQFITIAGRSIVSYTIENVSKCINLIELILVIPEGYDTNKLPKDIQNKVDVPVKIIQGGPERQFSVYNALKNVSNDADSILVHDGVRPFVSQSLLKKLINELKNCDGVFPGLSPKETIKEINKNLVIKTRDRSKLVSVQTPQIFKKEILLKAYNYAIRNNIIGTDDAYLVEKIGGKVKVIPGEEINIKITTPIDLEIAEIIIKKGIFHEFQNR